ATGTGATAAATCGGTACTGATTTCATTTTATTTCAGTTTTTTCTCCGGATTTCCATATGTAACACCTACTAGATATAAAGAGAAAATCATTAATCTGGAAACGTACCTTGTCTTCTTTACTCATTGGACATAATAATTAAACCATATATTAAATGCCCCATGCATCTCCGTATTTATTTATAAAATATAATTCATTATTCTATATAGATAAAATAAATTCAACCATTCATAGGGTAAGAAAATTGCTAAAATGAGCCGATCTGAGAATTGCCTAATTTTTCTTGACAATTACCTATTTTTTAATATAATAAATTTTAAAAAAATCATGACAAACAACATACAAACCATCATTCTACTGACGATTTTTGTGCCCATCATCGGCTCCCTGACCATCCCCCTGGCCGGCTTGATCTCCAAAAAGGCCCGATCGTTCTGGTCGGTGCTGATCGCCCTGGCCACCACCTCCTGCTCCATGCTGCTGATCCCGTTCGCCCTGAAGGGCGGCGAGCTCGCCTTCCGCAAAACCATGGCCCTCGGCCTCGACTTCGTCCTGGTCGCCGACGGGCTGTCGGTTTTCATGGCCGTCGCCTCCTCCTTCATCGGCGCGCTGATCGTCGTCTACTCGTTGGGGTATATCGGCCACGAGGAAAACCAGAACGAGTATTACCTGATCGTCCTGCTTTTCATCGGCGCCATGATGGGCCTGGTGTTTTCGGCCAACCTGATCTTCATGTACCTGTTCTGGGAGATCGCCGCCATCGCCTGCTGGCGCTTGATCGGGTTCTACCGGGGCAAGGAGCACGTGCTCAAGGCGGACAAGGCCTTCCTGGTGACGTTCTTCGGCGCCGTGTTCATGCTGCTGGGCTTCATCATGATCTACAACCAGACCGGCACCTTCGACATCACCGCCATGCGCGGCGTCCTCATCCCGGGCACGGCCGTAATGCTGATCCTGCTTGGCATGTTCTCCAAGTCGGCCACCGTGCCGCTGCACACCTGGCTCCCGGACGCCGGCGTGGCGCCGACCACCGTCACCGCCCTGCTGCACGCGGCGGTGCTGGTCAAGATCGGCGTCTACGCCTACGCGCGCCTGTTCTGCTACACCTTCAAGCTCCCCTGGGGCTGGCAGCAGGCCATCCCGATTATCGTCGTCTTCTCCAGCCTGGTGGCCGCCGCGGCCGCCGCCGTGGAGAACGACCTCAAGCGCATCCTGGCCTACTCCACCGTCAGCCAGATCGGCTACATCTTCCTGGGCTTCTCCGTGCTGAACCCGGTGGGCATCGCCGGCGCGCTGCTGTTCATCCTGATGCACGGCCTGGCCAAGGCCGGCCTCTTCCTTTGCGCCGGCATCGTCATCCACGCCACCCACCAGCGCGACATCCGCCAGATGGGCGGCTTGTTCAAGACCATGCCCTGGACGGCCATGGCCTTCATCTTCTGCGCCTTCTCGGTCATCGGCATCCCGCCCTTCGGCGGCTTCTTCTCCAAGTTCATGGTCATCGCCGGCACCGTGCAGTCGGGCCGCATCTGGGTAGCCGCTGCGGCGCTTTTCGCCGCCGTGCTGACCATGTTCTACCTTTTCAAGGTGTTCAGCCTGGTCTTCCTGGGCGAAGCGAAGGGTGAGCACAAGGAGGGGACACGCTCCATGGTCTTCGTGGTCGTGCTGCTGGCCGTCCTCTCGCTTTTGGCCGGATTTTTAGTCGCTTACCCCATGAAGCTCGTCAACGTGGCCACGAACGAAATCATCAGGTGGATACAATGAACCCGCAAAACCTTTTAATACCCGTCTTGCTGCCTTTACTGCTGGCCCTCTTCTCGTTCCTGCTGCCGCAGCGCGTCAAGTGGCTGCGCGAAGCGGTCTCGCTCCTGGGCGCGGCCCTGTTCGCCTACGTCACTTTCGCCTTTTTCGGCCAGAAGGAGCTCTTTTTCACCCTGCCCTGGCTGGGCCACGGCATCGATTTCGAATTGCGCCTCTACCAGTTCAGCTCCTTCATCCTGCTGGCGCTGGGCGGGGTCGTGCTGCTGATCACCCTGTACTCAACCGTCAAGATGGCCGGGCATCCGCGTCGCCGCGAATACTACGGCTACCTGTTCCTGACCGCCGCCCTGGCCAGCGGCGCCATTCTGGCCAACAACTTCGTGCCGCTGGTCTTTTTCTGGGAAGGGCTGCTGATCACCCTGTACGCCCTGATCAACCTCGGCGGCGGACCGAACGCCCACCGCACCGCCGTCAAAAGCTTCATTATCGGCGGCTTCTGCGATTTCGCCATGATCCTGGGCATCGCCATCCTCTGGTGGCAGACCGGCACGCTGCGCATGTCGGAGCTGGCGGTCGTGCCGCAGGGACTGACCGCGGTCAGCTTCTACCTGATGCTCATCGGCGCCATGGGCAAGGCCGGCGCCATGCCCTTCCACACCTGGATCCCCGATGCCGCCATCGACGCCCCGGTCTCGGTCATGGCCTTCATCCCTGGCGCCCTGGAAAAGCTGCTGGGCATCTACCTGCTGGTGCGCATCGCCCTGGATTTCTTCACCCTGGAAATCAACAGTCCCTTCTGCATCACCATGATGGTCATCGGCGCGGCCACCATCGTGCTGGCCGTGTTCATGGCCCTGATCCAGAAGGACCTGAAAAGGCTCCTCTCCTACCACGCCGTCTCGCAGGTCGGCTACATGATCCTGGGCATCGGCACGGCCATGCCCATCGGCATCATCGGCGGCGTGTACCACATGATCAACAACGTCATCTATAAAAGCGGCCTCTTCATGGCCGCCGGTTCGGTCGAACACCAGACCGGGACCACCGAGCTGAAAAAGCTCGGCGGCCTGTACAAGGTCATGCCGCTGACGGCACTGGGCTTTGTCGTCTGCGCCGCGGCCATCTCCGGCATCTGGCCGCTCAACGGCTTCGTTTCCAAGGAAATGATCTTCCACGGTTCCTATGAAACCGGCTACACCATTTTCACCATCGCCGCCTGGCTCGGCGCCATCTTCACCTTCGCCTCGTTTTTGAAGGCCGGCCACGCGGTCTTTTTCGGGCCGCGCAACCCCGAGCTGCCCCAGGTCAAGGAGAACAAGAGCCCGCTTTACCTGCCGATCCTGGTCATGGCCGCCCTATGCGTCATCTTCGGCGTGTTCAACTGGGTGCCGCTCAAGTTCTTCCTTGAGCCCATCATGAACGGCCACCTGGCAACGGGCGAGACGCTGCACCTCAGCGGCCACGCCCTGGCCCTGTTCAACCCCATCGCCATGATCTCCATGGGCTGCCTGCTGGCCGCCCTGGGCTTGCACCTA
This DNA window, taken from Candidatus Aminicenantes bacterium, encodes the following:
- a CDS encoding NADH-quinone oxidoreductase subunit L — its product is MTNNIQTIILLTIFVPIIGSLTIPLAGLISKKARSFWSVLIALATTSCSMLLIPFALKGGELAFRKTMALGLDFVLVADGLSVFMAVASSFIGALIVVYSLGYIGHEENQNEYYLIVLLFIGAMMGLVFSANLIFMYLFWEIAAIACWRLIGFYRGKEHVLKADKAFLVTFFGAVFMLLGFIMIYNQTGTFDITAMRGVLIPGTAVMLILLGMFSKSATVPLHTWLPDAGVAPTTVTALLHAAVLVKIGVYAYARLFCYTFKLPWGWQQAIPIIVVFSSLVAAAAAAVENDLKRILAYSTVSQIGYIFLGFSVLNPVGIAGALLFILMHGLAKAGLFLCAGIVIHATHQRDIRQMGGLFKTMPWTAMAFIFCAFSVIGIPPFGGFFSKFMVIAGTVQSGRIWVAAAALFAAVLTMFYLFKVFSLVFLGEAKGEHKEGTRSMVFVVVLLAVLSLLAGFLVAYPMKLVNVATNEIIRWIQ
- a CDS encoding proton-conducting transporter membrane subunit, with product MNPQNLLIPVLLPLLLALFSFLLPQRVKWLREAVSLLGAALFAYVTFAFFGQKELFFTLPWLGHGIDFELRLYQFSSFILLALGGVVLLITLYSTVKMAGHPRRREYYGYLFLTAALASGAILANNFVPLVFFWEGLLITLYALINLGGGPNAHRTAVKSFIIGGFCDFAMILGIAILWWQTGTLRMSELAVVPQGLTAVSFYLMLIGAMGKAGAMPFHTWIPDAAIDAPVSVMAFIPGALEKLLGIYLLVRIALDFFTLEINSPFCITMMVIGAATIVLAVFMALIQKDLKRLLSYHAVSQVGYMILGIGTAMPIGIIGGVYHMINNVIYKSGLFMAAGSVEHQTGTTELKKLGGLYKVMPLTALGFVVCAAAISGIWPLNGFVSKEMIFHGSYETGYTIFTIAAWLGAIFTFASFLKAGHAVFFGPRNPELPQVKENKSPLYLPILVMAALCVIFGVFNWVPLKFFLEPIMNGHLATGETLHLSGHALALFNPIAMISMGCLLAALGLHLYGFKKGGNKAYMVSEPIHHLPVLRTIYDWAEARVFDLYEQGIKFLQALSRFLFKFVDRPIDFFYEKIVVAVGNACTGALKLAHNGFYANYLAWTIGGLVLIVWAISALIR